The Watersipora subatra chromosome 1, tzWatSuba1.1, whole genome shotgun sequence genome has a window encoding:
- the LOC137390227 gene encoding uncharacterized protein produces MSSVPELKILNDSQEIDKIAARLPRWLKTKWVNQDKQIKRDEDRNAVFSEFFYLVNDQAEIQCEPLLAQDKPSKEEPQSRSQRKTLHSFSTSNSKGPKRHCAYSEKDNHDKAICSKLVVMSYNDTLAFFNQKRLCYSCTKSGHMTSQCGEKVKCRKCKGDYLQCLHKTAQDWENGKPNSSHSNTARTERNKTENKPEASSEPMQRETKQQIVHAAKRNITAELLNMVVPVYISAKDSVDEVLVYALLDNGSDSTYITRDIANQIRPPSTSEKVTVTTLNGDKTGLINKYRITLRCFEPASERQIHSVQAYDQETIPCNLSQIPMSRIANNMHHLKEIANLLPPTLDAPIGLLIGRASSHLLAPHETIIGKNDEPFMVKTVLGWTLGGGNSRPKNTFLTAHLAQKGEFDDLDDRRKASQNDIKFVKILEGITRDVGGSITLPLPFKDVPFMPNNRGQDKRRLNQLI; encoded by the coding sequence ATGTCATCTGTACCAGAGTTGAAAATTCTCAACGACAGTCAAGAAATTGACAAAATAGCAGCAAGACTGCCACGCTGGCTGAAAACTAAATGGGTAAACCAAGATAAACAGATCAAGAGAGATGAAGATAGAAATGCGGTCTTTTCTGAGTTTTTCTACCTAGTCAATGACCAGGCAGAAATTCAGTGTGAACCTCTCCTGGCTCAAGATAAGCCTTCAAAAGAGGAGCCTCAGAGTAGAAGCCAAAGAAAAACACTGCATTCTTTCTCCACGTCTAATAGCAAAGGGCCAAAAAGACACTGCGCCTACAGTGAAAAAGATAATCATGATAAGGCTATATGCTCTAAACTAGTAGTCATGTCATACAATGACACACTTGCCTTCTTCAACCAAAAAAGGCTTTGCTACAGTTGCACCAAATCAGGCCACATGACCTCTCAATGTGGAGAGAAAGTAAAATGCAGAAAATGCAAAGGTGACTACCTTCAATGTCTACACAAGACAGCCCAAGATTGGGAAAATGGCAAACCGAATTCTTCTCACTCCAACACAGCTAGGACTGAgagaaataaaactgaaaacAAGCCAGAAGCCTCAAGTGAGCCGATGCAAAGGGAGACAAAACAGCAAATCGTTCATGCTGCCAAAAGAAATATAACAGCTGAACTCTTGAATATGGTGGTGCCTGTCTATATATCAGCAAAGGACTCTGTAGATGAGGTTCTGGTATATGCACTGCTTGATAATGGATCAGACAGCACATACATAACCAGAGACATAGCTAACCAAATTAGGCCTCCCAGCACATCTGAGAAAGTTACCGTGACAACACTCAATGGAGATAAAACTGGACTCATCAACAAGTACAGAATCACATTGCGATGTTTTGAACCAGCGTCAGAAAGACAGATACACTCTGTTCAGGCTTATGATCAAGAAACCATACCATGCAACCTTTCACAAATCCCAATGTCAAGAATCGCAAACAACATGCATCATCTCAAGGAAATTGCCAACTTACTACCTCCAACTCTTGATGCACCTATTGGTTTGCTGATAGGGAGAGCTTCTTCCCACCTGTTAGCACCCCACGAAACAATCATCGGAAAAAATGATGAACCTTTCATGGTAAAAACAGTTCTTGGATGGACGTTGGGGGGTGGTAACTCTAGGCCTAAAAACACTTTCCTTACAGCACATCTTGCACAAAAGGGTGAGTTTGATGACCTCGATGACAGAAGGAAAGCATCCCAAAATGACATCAAGTTTGTAAAAATACTAGAAGGAATTACACGAGACGTGGGTGGGTCAATAACCCTTCCACTACCTTTCAAAGATGTACCATTCATGCCTAACAATAGAGGTCAAGACAAACGCAGACTAAATCAGCTTATCTAG
- the LOC137390144 gene encoding uncharacterized protein: MIDNGHAEPVAESTAETGQVWYLPHFSVYHPKKGKIRVVFDASVHFQNKYLNEELLPGQDHINSLVGILLRFRTKPIALSCDIQKMFLNFKVTTEHRDYLRFLWVNPNLSEVKEYRMTAHLFGATSFPGVATFALRKLATQNSSKNPEASAFITKNFYVDDGLASVASVPEAIKLIGDATKICADANLRLHKFASNNRDVLKSIPITERASETQGLDLYKEKLPAKRTLGLEWRTDDDCFTFSNNLTKKPNTRRGILSVVSQIYDPLGLLTPFLLQGKMIMQRACKESEKWDDDVPEDITNDWNRWKSQLDELQDISIPVLPV; encoded by the coding sequence ATGATTGATAATGGCCATGCCGAACCAGTTGCAGAAAGTACCGCAGAAACAGGTCAAGTCTGGTATCTACCACACTTCAGTGTCTACCATCCAAAAAAGGGAAAAATACGAGTTGTTTTTGATGCGAGTGTGCACTTTCAAAACAAATATCTAAATGAAGAACTCCTTCCTGGACAAGACCACATAAATAGTCTGGTTGGAATACTTTTGAGATTCAGGACAAAACCTATAGCTCTTTCGTGTGACattcaaaaaatgtttcttaACTTCAAAGTGACAACAGAACACAGAGACTATTTGAGGTTTCTGTGGGTTAACCCAAACCTGTCTGAAGTCAAGGAGTACAGAATGACTGCGCATCTTTTTGGTGCGACGTCTTTCCCTGGAGTAGCAACATTTGCATTGCGCAAACTAGCAACACAAAACAGTTCAAAAAACCCAGAAGCTAGTGCCTTTATCACAAAAAACTTCTACGTGGATGATGGCCTTGCCAGTGTGGCTAGCGTTCCTGAGGCAATCAAGCTTATAGGAGACGCAACAAAGATATGTGCTGATGCCAACCTCCGATTACACAAATTTGCTAGCAACAACAGAGACGTCTTAAAGTCGATTCCTATTACAGAAAGAGCTTCTGAGACGCAAGGGTTAGACTTGTACAAGGAGAAACTGCCTGCTAAGAGAACTCTTGGATTGGAGTGGCGCACTGATGATGATTGCTTCACCTTCAGCAATAACCTAACAAAGAAACCTAATACAAGAAGGGGAATTTTATCTGTGGTGTCACAGATATATGACCCACTTGGTCTACTTACTCCTTTTCTTTTACAAGGAAAAATGATCATGCAGCGAGCCTGCAAGGAGAGTGAGAAATGGGACGATGATGTTCCCGAAGACATCACTAATGATTGGAACAGATGGAAAAGTCAACTAGATGAACTTCAAGATATATCCATACCTGTCTTACCTGTCTGA
- the LOC137390057 gene encoding uncharacterized protein encodes MAKSRVAPLKSVTIPRLELQAAVEAVRLKCQLESELDMAVDSQYFWTDSMATLGFINSNETKFHMFVANRVAEIPRCSSVTQWHHVLGSVNPADLSSRGCTLSALKKSNWFTDPAFLHKLDLSAHSTNKADYCEFIQNGVEVKKPKQVLSTQSATNDTLDEIIKKFRSWTRLVRAITNAKAMLQNKSFKRPATTAEGLCQAESHIIKLDQKQAFDKEISQLEKKETLRKNSKIRKLVPYLDENNMLCMSSRTTSPLSYGERNPIILSKSQLTKLLVTHYHQITHHQGHNSAITALRQAGYWITGVSTLAKGIVHCCVRCRINRAKPEGQQMGLLPKKRTEPSTPFTHVGIDTFGNFFCQGQKNRAKEIGCDLYMPLHPSYSY; translated from the coding sequence aTGGCAAAATCAAGAGTGGCTCCACTTAAATCCGTGACTATACCTCGGCTAGAATTACAGGCCGCCGTTGAAGCTGTGAGATTGAAATGTCAGTTGGAAAGTGAGCTAGACATGGCAGTTGACTCCCAATACTTTTGGACAGACTCTATGGCAACATTAGGATTTATCAACAGCAACGAGACGAAATTCCACATGTTCGTTGCCAACAGGGTAGCAGAGATTCCTCGATGTTCTTCTGTAACACAGTGGCATCATGTGCTCGGGTCAGTGAATCCAGCAGACTTATCCTCACGTGGTTGCACTCTCTCAGCCTTGAAGAAATCCAACTGGTTTACTGATCCTGCATTCTTGCACAAGCTAGATCTTAGTGCACATTCGACTAACAAAGCAGACTACTGTGAGTTTATACAGAACGGTGTGGAGGTTAAGAAACCCAAACAAGTTCTTTCCACACAGTCGGCAACTAATGACACCTTAGATGAAATCATCAAAAAGTTTAGATCATGGACCAGACTGGTCAGAGCGATTACAAATGCTAAGGCTATGTTACAAAACAAAAGCTTCAAAAGACCTGCGACAACCGCAGAAGGTCTCTGCCAAGCAGAAAGCCACATCATCAAACTAGATCAAAAGCAGGCATTTGATAAAGAGATCAGTCAGCTGGAGAAGAAAGAGACATTACGGAAAAACAGTAAAATTCGCAAGCTAGTTCCTTACCTAGATGAGAATAACATGCTGTGTATGTCCAGCAGAACAACATCACCGCTGAGCTACGGAGAAAGAAACCCCATAATACTATCCAAGTCTCAGCTAACTAAGCTTTTGGTAACTCACTATCATCAGATAACACATCATCAAGGGCACAACTCGGCAATCACCGCCTTGCGCCAAGCAGGATATTGGATAACTGGGGTGTCCACACTCGCCAAGGGCATCGTTCACTGCTGCGTGAGATGCAGAATTAATCGTGCTAAACCTGAAGGACAACAGATGGGTCTTCTGCCTAAGAAGAGAACTGAGCCTAGCACACCATTTACGCACGTAGGAATTGATACATTTGGGAACTTTTTTTGTCAAGGACAGAAGAACAGAGCTAAAGAGATTGGGTGTGATCTTTACATGCCTCTACATCCGAGCTATTCATACTGA